In Gopherus flavomarginatus isolate rGopFla2 chromosome 1, rGopFla2.mat.asm, whole genome shotgun sequence, a single genomic region encodes these proteins:
- the DNAJB9 gene encoding dnaJ homolog subfamily B member 9, whose translation MATTQSVFTFALCILMITELILARESYYDILGVPKNASDRQIKKAFHKLAMKYHPDKNKSPGAEAKFREIAEAYETLSDENKRKEYDQFGHGGGQGNNGSPFQQSFNFNFDDLFKDFDFFGQNQNSRSKKHFENHFRGHREAHSRQRRSFQDFSFGGGLFDDVFEDMEKMFSFSGFDSAQQHTVRTDSRFHGSSKHCRTVTQRRGNMVTTYTDCSGQ comes from the exons ATGGCTACCACACAGTCTGtcttcacatttgctctctgcattttaatgataACTGAATTAATATTGGCTAGAGAAAGCTACTATGACATTTTAGGAGTTCCAAAAAATGCATCTGACCGCCAGATCAAGAAGGCATTTCACAAACTGGCCATGAAGTACCACCCAGACAAAAACAAGAGTCCTGGTGCAGAAGCAAAATTCAGAGAAATTGCAGAAG CATATGAAACGTTATCGGATGAGAATAAACGAAAAGAATATGACCAATTTGGCCATGGTGGAGGACAAGGAAATAATGGAAGCCCATTCCAACagtcatttaatttcaactttGATGACTTGTtcaaagattttgacttttttgggCAAAACCAAAACTCGCGGTCAAAGAAGCATTTTGAAAATCACTTCCGGGGTCATCGGGAGGCTCACAGCAGGCAAAGACGTTCTTTCCAAGATTTCTCCTTTGGAGGTGGACTGTTTGATGATGTGTTTGAAGatatggaaaaaatgttttctttcagtggctTTGACAGTGCACAGCAGCACACAGTACGAACTGATAGCAGATTCCATGGATCTAGCAAGCATTGTAGGACGGTCACTCAGCGCCGAGGAAACATGGTTACTACATACACAGACTGTTCTGGACAATAA